The DNA segment GTCAAAAAACTAGTACTAGTGGTCCCGGACCGGCCTGAAATCTCGCTCGACCTAAGCGGCGACCTGAGCCAActcaaaaaagaaacatttgtGATCAAGGAAGGGGTGTCTTACCGCATCCGAATCGAGTTTATCGTGCAGAGAGAGATCGTTCACGGCCTCAAATACGTacagaaaacaaataaaatgggAATCCCAGGTGAGTGCAGTTTAGTAAGAAAAATGCGTTTGCTATTGACGATTCTGTATTGATTGCTTGCGGGACTTAGAACCAGGTAATATAGTTTTAAGTAGTCTCAGTGGGTGTAGGTATTAAGAGAGGGTGGTTGTTATAGTGGACAAAATGACCCACATGGTGGGGTCTTACGCTCCCAAGCAGGAGATTCAGTCGTACACCACGCCACCGGAGGATGCTCCCACGGGGTTGTTGGCACGCGGCTCGTACACGGTCCACTCGTTGTTCACCGACGACGACAAAAACGAGCA comes from the Tenebrio molitor chromosome 9, icTenMoli1.1, whole genome shotgun sequence genome and includes:
- the RhoGDI gene encoding rho GDP-dissociation inhibitor 2, which translates into the protein MSQGDVTTPDDFENENESSYKPPPEKTIEEILQADQDDESLRKYKETLLGQAQTGPIIVEHDNPKKVIVKKLVLVVPDRPEISLDLSGDLSQLKKETFVIKEGVSYRIRIEFIVQREIVHGLKYVQKTNKMGIPVDKMTHMVGSYAPKQEIQSYTTPPEDAPTGLLARGSYTVHSLFTDDDKNEHLKWEWTFEIKKDWKD